A single window of Rhizobium indicum DNA harbors:
- the maiA gene encoding maleylacetoacetate isomerase → MNEVVLYDYWRSSASYRVRIALNLLGVDYQTVSINLLEGAHKTPEYLAVNPQGLVPTLVIDGKTLTQSLAIVEYLAELRPEYGLLPSDIADRQKVRALAYAVAMDIHPICNLHVVSHLMSMTEKADAREEWMKHFITDGLRKLEAMIGEAGAFSFGDAPTMADLCLVPQVYNARRWEVDLTAFKRISDIDSKCAELPAFQAAHPDRVRP, encoded by the coding sequence ATGAACGAGGTCGTTCTCTACGACTACTGGAGATCATCGGCGAGCTATCGCGTCCGCATCGCGCTCAATCTCTTGGGCGTCGATTATCAGACCGTTTCCATCAACCTGTTGGAAGGCGCGCACAAGACCCCGGAATATCTGGCGGTCAACCCGCAGGGGCTGGTGCCGACATTGGTGATCGACGGGAAAACACTGACGCAGTCGCTGGCGATCGTCGAATACCTCGCCGAGCTTCGGCCGGAATACGGATTGCTGCCATCTGACATTGCCGATCGCCAGAAGGTCCGCGCCCTCGCATATGCGGTCGCCATGGATATCCATCCGATATGCAACTTGCATGTCGTGTCACATCTCATGAGCATGACTGAGAAGGCCGATGCCCGCGAGGAATGGATGAAGCATTTCATCACCGACGGACTGCGCAAACTGGAAGCCATGATCGGCGAAGCCGGCGCGTTCAGCTTTGGAGATGCGCCGACGATGGCGGACCTCTGTCTTGTTCCCCAAGTCTACAATGCCCGCCGCTGGGAAGTGGATCTGACCGCTTTCAAGCGCATCAGCGACATCGATAGCAAATGCGCCGAACTTCCGGCCTTCCAGGCGGCACATCCCGACCGCGTGAGACCGTAG
- a CDS encoding fumarylacetoacetate hydrolase family protein — MKLATLKDSTRDGRLVVVSRDLTRCSEVGHIARTLQAALDDWEHVAPRLALIAEGVETGAQPTIRFHEHDATSPLPRAYQWADGSAYVNHVELVRKARGAEMPASFWTDPLIYQGGSDAFLAPRDPIVAADEAYGIDMEGEVAVITGDVDMGCSSEAARGAIRLLMLVNDVSLRGLIPGELAKGFGFFQSKPASAFSPVAVTPDELGDAWDGGKLHLPLLVSLNGKPFGKANAGIDMTFDFGQLIAHAAKTRNLAAGTIIGSGTVSNKLDGGPGKPMEEGGDGYSCIAELRMIEAIETGSPTTPFMKFGDQVRIEMKDKAGHSIFGAIEQTVEKHSGAGPQ, encoded by the coding sequence ATGAAGCTTGCGACGTTAAAGGACTCTACGCGGGACGGTCGGCTCGTCGTCGTTTCCCGCGATCTGACCCGCTGTTCCGAGGTCGGTCATATCGCCCGCACCCTGCAGGCGGCACTCGACGATTGGGAGCATGTGGCTCCGAGGCTCGCGCTCATTGCCGAAGGCGTCGAGACCGGCGCCCAGCCGACAATCCGGTTTCACGAACATGACGCTACGTCACCTCTGCCGCGAGCCTATCAATGGGCCGACGGCTCCGCCTACGTCAACCATGTCGAACTGGTGCGCAAGGCACGCGGCGCCGAGATGCCGGCAAGCTTCTGGACCGATCCGCTGATCTATCAGGGCGGTTCGGACGCTTTCCTGGCACCACGCGACCCGATCGTGGCGGCCGACGAGGCTTACGGGATCGATATGGAGGGCGAGGTCGCCGTCATCACCGGCGACGTTGACATGGGTTGCAGCTCGGAAGCGGCGCGCGGCGCCATCCGCCTGCTAATGCTCGTCAACGACGTGTCGCTGCGCGGTCTGATCCCGGGCGAATTGGCGAAGGGATTTGGTTTCTTCCAGTCGAAGCCGGCATCGGCATTTTCTCCGGTCGCGGTGACGCCGGACGAGCTCGGAGACGCCTGGGACGGCGGCAAGCTACATCTTCCGCTGCTGGTGAGCTTGAACGGCAAGCCATTCGGTAAGGCGAACGCCGGCATCGACATGACGTTCGATTTTGGCCAGTTGATCGCCCATGCCGCCAAAACCCGCAATCTCGCGGCCGGTACGATCATCGGCTCGGGAACGGTGTCCAACAAGCTGGACGGCGGCCCGGGCAAACCGATGGAAGAGGGAGGAGACGGCTACTCCTGCATCGCCGAACTCAGGATGATCGAGGCCATCGAGACCGGATCGCCGACGACCCCATTCATGAAATTCGGCGATCAGGTCCGCATCGAGATGAAGGATAAGGCCGGCCATTCGATCTTCGGGGCGATCGAGCAGACGGTCGAAAAACACAGCGGAGCCGGGCCGCAATGA
- the hmgA gene encoding homogentisate 1,2-dioxygenase, protein MDQTSIQTSDGEAATANTLKYMPGFGNDFETESLPGALPQGQNSPQKCNYGLYAEQLSGSPFTAPRGTNERSWLYRIRPSVRHTRRFSNASYPLWKTAPCLDEHSLPLGQLRWDPIPAPSERLTFLEGVRTITTAGDATTQVGMSAHAYVFNEDMVDDYFFNADGELLIVPQLGAIRVFTEMGIMDVEPLEICLIPRGMMFKILKGGEQTVWRGYICENYGAKFTLPDRGPIGANCLANPRDFKTPVAAFEDKETPCRVHVKWCGKFYVTDIGHSPLDVVAWHGNYAPFKYDLRTFSPVGAIRFDHPDPSIFSVLTAPTEDAGTANVDFVIFPPRWLVAEHTFRPPWYHRNIMSEFMGLIHGQYDAKEEGFVPGGMSLHNMMLPHGPDALAFEKASNTELKPVKLDHTMAFMFETRYPQQLTKYAAELETLQDNYLECWDGLERKFDGTPGIK, encoded by the coding sequence ATGGACCAGACATCGATCCAGACGTCGGATGGTGAAGCCGCGACGGCAAACACGCTGAAATATATGCCGGGGTTCGGCAATGACTTCGAAACCGAGTCGCTCCCCGGCGCCTTGCCGCAAGGCCAGAACAGTCCGCAGAAATGCAATTACGGTCTTTATGCGGAGCAGCTTTCCGGCTCGCCGTTCACCGCGCCGCGCGGGACCAACGAAAGGTCCTGGCTTTACCGCATCCGCCCGAGCGTGCGCCACACCCGCCGCTTCTCCAACGCGTCCTATCCGCTCTGGAAAACGGCGCCATGTCTCGACGAACATTCGCTTCCGCTCGGCCAGCTTCGCTGGGATCCCATCCCCGCACCCTCGGAGAGACTGACCTTTCTTGAGGGGGTGCGGACCATCACGACGGCAGGCGATGCCACCACCCAGGTGGGGATGTCAGCCCATGCCTATGTCTTCAATGAGGACATGGTCGACGACTACTTCTTCAACGCCGACGGTGAACTGCTGATCGTGCCGCAGCTCGGCGCCATCAGAGTGTTCACCGAAATGGGCATCATGGATGTCGAGCCCCTGGAAATATGCCTCATCCCGCGCGGCATGATGTTCAAGATTCTGAAGGGCGGTGAGCAGACTGTCTGGCGTGGATACATCTGCGAGAACTACGGCGCGAAATTCACACTGCCGGACCGCGGACCGATCGGCGCCAACTGCCTAGCAAATCCGCGCGACTTCAAGACACCCGTCGCCGCTTTCGAGGATAAGGAAACGCCCTGCCGCGTGCATGTGAAATGGTGCGGCAAGTTCTATGTCACCGACATCGGCCACTCGCCACTCGATGTGGTGGCATGGCACGGCAACTACGCCCCGTTCAAATACGACCTGCGGACATTTTCTCCGGTTGGAGCGATCCGCTTCGATCATCCCGATCCGTCGATTTTTTCGGTACTGACCGCGCCGACCGAAGATGCGGGTACGGCGAATGTCGATTTCGTGATCTTTCCGCCGCGCTGGCTGGTCGCTGAGCATACGTTCCGTCCGCCTTGGTACCACCGCAACATCATGAGCGAGTTCATGGGGCTGATCCACGGCCAGTATGACGCCAAGGAAGAGGGCTTCGTGCCGGGCGGCATGAGCCTGCACAACATGATGCTTCCCCACGGGCCGGACGCGCTTGCCTTCGAAAAGGCATCAAATACCGAGCTCAAACCGGTGAAGCTCGATCACACCATGGCCTTCATGTTCGAGACCAGGTACCCGCAGCAACTGACGAAATATGCAGCCGAGCTCGAAACGCTGCAGGATAATTACCTGGAATGCTGGGACGGCCTGGAACGCAAGTTCGACGGAACCCCCGGCATCAAATGA
- a CDS encoding Lrp/AsnC family transcriptional regulator — translation MKEPGNFRRKLLQLVQADGSLSLADLAEKAGMSQSSAWRKIQELEADGVIRKRVTLLDPGKLDLKLCVIAHVTLEDHHEEAVASFASVVLERPEIMECYALSGAFDYMLKIRASDVESYEAFMTRYLMRNPHVRTVVSSFVLRELKFSTELPI, via the coding sequence ATGAAAGAACCTGGGAATTTCCGCCGCAAGCTTCTGCAGCTTGTCCAGGCCGACGGCAGCCTTTCGCTGGCCGATCTGGCGGAAAAGGCCGGCATGTCGCAAAGTTCGGCATGGCGGAAGATCCAAGAGCTGGAAGCCGACGGCGTCATCCGCAAGCGCGTGACGCTGCTCGATCCTGGAAAACTCGATCTCAAGCTCTGCGTCATCGCGCATGTGACGCTGGAGGATCACCACGAAGAGGCGGTCGCATCTTTCGCTTCGGTGGTACTGGAGCGGCCGGAGATCATGGAATGCTACGCCCTGTCAGGCGCCTTCGATTACATGCTGAAGATAAGGGCAAGCGACGTGGAAAGCTACGAAGCCTTCATGACCCGCTATCTCATGCGCAACCCGCATGTGCGCACGGTGGTCTCGAGCTTTGTGCTGCGCGAGCTGAAATTCTCGACCGAACTGCCGATCTGA
- a CDS encoding patatin-like phospholipase family protein yields the protein MSENEHSRSNTVLPGSDEPDKPAERYQLGLCLSGGGYRAMLFHAGSLARLNEAGLLAKLDMISSVSGGSIASGLLAYLWPRLVFENEVAVNFKTEYLDRILAFSQLFADGPSFLKGVFNPFSSAAEEAAKLYERHLFDGKSPSLSDLPRSPWFVFCSSNLSTGSLFRMSNRYLADYRIGVSFHPALSLATAVAASAAFPPVLSPLRLDLSQFSWKREKLDDSVGEPVAPGRAILSDGGVYDNHGIEPALKRCDCLLVSDAGAPWRSSTHGYWNYLSQLKRVLDTTDNQVRSLRRRDLIGGFKAAKQADQLGLDDLAKSALRARTRGVYWSIDSKGVELKPYASYTLPPSSVVPSEVGTYLHFLGAKETEHLTNWGHYVCDAMLNRFYQSPLAPSSGPPFIAGTVKPSWAARLSKRLFDFLPF from the coding sequence ATGTCGGAAAACGAACATTCCCGATCGAACACTGTCCTGCCGGGTTCTGACGAACCCGACAAGCCGGCCGAGCGCTACCAACTCGGCCTTTGCCTTTCGGGCGGCGGCTATCGGGCCATGCTTTTCCATGCGGGATCGCTTGCCAGGCTCAACGAGGCCGGTCTTCTGGCGAAACTCGATATGATCTCGTCGGTCTCGGGCGGATCGATCGCATCCGGCCTGCTGGCCTATCTGTGGCCACGGCTGGTCTTCGAGAACGAGGTCGCCGTCAACTTCAAGACCGAATACCTCGATCGCATTCTGGCCTTCAGTCAGCTATTCGCGGATGGGCCGAGCTTCCTGAAGGGCGTGTTCAACCCCTTCTCGAGCGCGGCGGAGGAAGCCGCGAAACTCTACGAGCGGCATCTCTTCGACGGAAAATCACCAAGCCTGAGCGATCTTCCGAGATCGCCCTGGTTCGTATTTTGCTCCAGCAATCTCAGCACCGGTTCGCTCTTCCGGATGTCGAACCGCTATCTCGCGGACTACAGGATCGGGGTGTCGTTTCATCCCGCGCTTTCGCTTGCGACCGCGGTTGCCGCTTCGGCGGCATTCCCGCCGGTGCTGTCGCCGCTGCGATTGGACCTGTCGCAGTTTTCCTGGAAGAGGGAAAAGCTCGACGACAGCGTTGGCGAACCGGTTGCTCCGGGCAGGGCGATATTGAGCGACGGCGGCGTCTATGACAATCACGGCATCGAGCCGGCGCTGAAACGCTGCGATTGCCTGCTCGTCAGCGATGCCGGAGCGCCCTGGCGCTCCTCGACCCACGGATACTGGAACTATCTCTCCCAGCTCAAGCGCGTTCTCGATACCACCGACAATCAGGTGCGGTCGTTGCGGCGCCGAGACCTGATCGGCGGCTTCAAGGCTGCAAAACAGGCCGATCAGCTTGGCCTCGACGATCTCGCGAAATCGGCTCTGCGCGCAAGAACACGCGGCGTCTATTGGTCGATCGACAGCAAGGGCGTCGAGCTCAAGCCCTACGCGTCCTACACGCTGCCGCCGTCATCGGTCGTTCCCTCGGAGGTCGGCACCTATCTCCATTTTCTGGGCGCGAAAGAGACGGAGCATTTAACGAACTGGGGGCACTACGTCTGCGACGCGATGCTCAACCGGTTCTATCAATCGCCGCTGGCGCCATCGTCCGGCCCGCCGTTTATTGCCGGAACCGTGAAGCCGTCTTGGGCGGCGAGGTTGAGCAAGCGCCTGTTCGACTTTCTTCCCTTTTAA
- the hppD gene encoding 4-hydroxyphenylpyruvate dioxygenase, with translation MGPFPHDAPPSEITADNPAGTDGFEFVEFAHPEPETLRELFTRMGYVAVAKHKTKDITVWRQGDINYVLNAEPGSHAARFVANHGPCAPSMAWRVVDAKHAFDQAVSKGAVPYEGDDKTLDVPAIVGIGGSLLYFVETYGAKGSVYDAEFDWLGERNPRPDGIGFYYLDHLTHNVFRGNMDKWWDFYRNLFNFKQIHFFDIDGRITGLVSRAITSPCGKIRIPLNESKDDTSQIEEYLKKYKGEGIQHIAVGTEDIYNATDRLADNGLRFMPGPPETYYDMSYERVNGHSEPVERMKKHGILIDGEGVVNGGMTKILLQIFSKTVIGPIFFEFIQRKGDEGFGEGNFRALFESIEADQIKRGVIGTAAE, from the coding sequence ATGGGTCCTTTCCCGCATGATGCGCCGCCCTCGGAAATCACCGCCGACAATCCGGCCGGCACCGACGGCTTCGAATTCGTCGAGTTCGCCCATCCTGAGCCCGAGACGCTGCGCGAGCTCTTCACACGCATGGGCTATGTTGCGGTCGCCAAGCACAAGACGAAAGACATCACCGTCTGGCGCCAGGGTGATATCAACTATGTCCTGAACGCCGAACCCGGCAGTCATGCCGCGCGTTTCGTCGCAAATCATGGTCCCTGCGCCCCATCGATGGCCTGGCGCGTCGTCGACGCCAAGCACGCCTTCGACCAAGCGGTGTCAAAAGGCGCTGTTCCCTATGAAGGGGACGACAAGACGCTCGACGTCCCGGCGATTGTCGGCATTGGCGGCTCGCTGCTCTATTTCGTCGAGACCTATGGGGCAAAGGGATCGGTTTACGATGCCGAGTTCGATTGGCTAGGCGAGCGCAACCCGCGGCCCGACGGGATCGGTTTCTACTATCTCGACCATCTCACCCACAACGTCTTCCGCGGCAATATGGACAAGTGGTGGGATTTTTACCGAAACCTGTTCAATTTCAAGCAGATCCACTTCTTCGATATCGATGGGCGCATCACCGGTCTGGTGAGCCGCGCCATCACCTCGCCCTGCGGGAAAATCCGCATTCCGCTGAATGAATCGAAGGACGACACCAGCCAGATCGAGGAATATCTGAAGAAGTACAAGGGTGAGGGCATCCAGCACATTGCCGTTGGAACGGAGGATATTTACAACGCCACCGACAGGCTGGCCGACAACGGCCTGCGCTTCATGCCGGGTCCGCCGGAGACCTATTACGACATGTCCTATGAACGCGTGAACGGCCATAGTGAACCTGTCGAACGCATGAAGAAACACGGCATCCTCATCGATGGCGAAGGTGTGGTGAATGGCGGCATGACGAAAATCCTGCTGCAGATCTTCTCCAAGACCGTCATCGGCCCGATCTTCTTCGAATTCATCCAACGCAAGGGCGACGAAGGCTTCGGCGAAGGCAATTTCCGGGCGCTTTTCGAGTCGATCGAGGCCGATCAGATCAAGCGTGGTGTCATCGGGACTGCAGCGGAGTAA
- a CDS encoding phenylalanine 4-monooxygenase, with product MTKESSYTAKLPGPDGLYDYTPDEDAIWGELYRRQMKLLADTACREYLDGVKMLGLKPGKVPQLLDVNRRLNETTGFGVEGVPALIAPSRFYELLSQGKFPLATFLRRREHIDYIEEPDLFHEVFGHCPMLTNQSYANFVRHFGETAVRLGRGYSWHLFRIFWFTVEFGLINTPQGRRCFGAGIVSSPSEAKAAMEGKACEFRPFDLLSVLRTPYRIDILQPIYYVIDSFADLEAIVEQDIEATILKAKSLGDFAPAFEAKAS from the coding sequence ATGACCAAAGAAAGCAGCTACACCGCCAAATTACCCGGCCCGGACGGTCTCTATGACTACACCCCGGATGAAGATGCGATCTGGGGCGAACTTTATCGGCGTCAGATGAAGCTGCTCGCGGATACCGCCTGCCGCGAATATCTGGACGGCGTCAAAATGCTGGGGCTGAAGCCGGGTAAGGTGCCTCAGCTTCTCGACGTGAACAGACGCCTGAATGAGACAACCGGCTTCGGCGTCGAAGGCGTGCCGGCGCTCATTGCGCCCTCGCGCTTTTATGAGCTTCTGTCGCAAGGCAAATTCCCGCTCGCAACCTTCCTGCGCCGTCGCGAGCATATCGACTATATCGAGGAACCGGATCTGTTCCACGAGGTCTTCGGCCACTGCCCCATGCTGACCAACCAGAGCTATGCCAATTTCGTCCGGCATTTCGGCGAAACGGCCGTCCGCCTCGGCAGGGGCTATTCATGGCACCTGTTCCGGATCTTCTGGTTCACCGTCGAATTCGGCCTGATCAATACGCCGCAAGGTCGCCGCTGCTTCGGTGCGGGCATCGTCTCATCGCCCAGCGAAGCGAAGGCAGCAATGGAAGGCAAGGCGTGCGAATTCCGGCCGTTCGATCTGCTGAGCGTGCTGAGGACGCCCTACCGGATCGATATCCTCCAGCCAATCTACTATGTCATCGACAGCTTCGCCGATCTGGAAGCGATCGTGGAGCAGGATATCGAGGCCACCATCCTCAAGGCAAAATCACTGGGTGATTTCGCCCCCGCTTTCGAAGCCAAGGCTTCGTGA
- a CDS encoding Lrp/AsnC family transcriptional regulator yields the protein MDEPLDKLDLRLLQELQKDGRLTNNELGERIALSPSQCSRRRTRLEAEGYIRSYRAYLDRQKLGLDMLVVISVTLATHNRDNARRFSQLINGLPEVLEAYALTGEMDYHLTVATRGLADLSKFVNDVLLPHESVQHVKTSIVLDTLKTFEGFPVTMPGH from the coding sequence ATGGATGAGCCGCTCGATAAATTGGATTTGCGTCTGCTCCAGGAACTTCAAAAAGACGGCAGGCTGACGAACAACGAATTGGGCGAGCGGATTGCGCTTTCACCGTCGCAATGCTCGCGCCGGCGAACGAGACTGGAGGCTGAAGGATATATCCGCAGCTACCGCGCCTACCTCGATCGGCAGAAGCTTGGTCTCGATATGCTGGTGGTCATCTCCGTGACGCTTGCGACCCATAATAGAGACAATGCCCGCCGATTTTCGCAGCTGATCAACGGGTTGCCGGAAGTTCTCGAAGCCTATGCGCTAACCGGTGAAATGGATTATCACCTGACGGTCGCGACCCGCGGCCTCGCCGACCTCTCCAAATTCGTCAACGACGTGCTGTTGCCCCACGAGTCGGTGCAGCACGTGAAGACATCAATTGTCCTCGACACGCTGAAGACATTCGAGGGCTTTCCGGTGACGATGCCGGGCCATTGA
- a CDS encoding peroxidase family protein produces the protein MAIVFQSHGGAEKERAVPGPSIRAGRPATGDVAVDEEADFGYFVPPLDAPENYLPNTAETLGELDELGEMMIDVVATPTSEDPTEDSALPPVFTYWGQFLDHELTARTDREGAISSMVNAHPPVASSTVESQFRNARSPRFDLDSVYGGSAVGEGIDADVVKVISGLRHPTLTNKMRVGTAVDPGPLPDNLDEHRDLPRYGQVQSSVREAALRLAQAAMTPEAFQKFSDSLPQRAIIGDNRNDENLVVAQFHLSFLRFHNKAVDYLASHDTGWIADFSSAQALTRLHYQWLIVEGYLKGVCDPVVVDRVVKDRASHFFKFRAEFDARRQNTRLGNALPLEFSTAAYRFGHSMVRTFYDYNKNFGRPGTGILPRATLRLLFEFTGGGGRLDDEKKLPKNWIIDWTRFTGADPHDASDGEPARLARRIDTELAPPLHTLFKEGEDQADQQLKELFKNLARRNLRRGYNLRLPTGQALHKHLNQTGAVQSSPIQDVSALFAAKPDLKNFLAGTASRFHERTPLWFYILAEAEAAGGNRLGEVGSCLVASTFVGVLLADPDSALSRGFTPSQSPLKMPDNSPIDSIAKWMRFAAVMQ, from the coding sequence AGAGAATTACCTTCCCAACACGGCGGAAACGCTTGGGGAGCTCGATGAGCTCGGCGAAATGATGATCGATGTTGTCGCGACGCCGACGAGCGAGGATCCGACGGAAGATTCCGCGCTCCCGCCTGTCTTCACATATTGGGGACAATTCCTGGATCACGAGCTGACGGCCCGAACTGATCGCGAAGGGGCGATCTCGAGCATGGTCAACGCACACCCGCCTGTCGCCTCGTCGACAGTGGAGAGTCAGTTCAGGAATGCTCGCTCGCCCCGCTTCGATCTGGATAGTGTCTACGGCGGATCTGCCGTCGGCGAGGGGATCGATGCAGATGTTGTCAAAGTGATCTCCGGCCTTCGCCACCCGACGCTGACAAACAAAATGCGTGTCGGGACAGCCGTCGATCCGGGGCCGCTTCCAGACAACCTCGACGAACATCGCGACCTTCCTCGTTATGGCCAGGTCCAGTCGTCTGTCCGGGAGGCGGCTTTACGTCTGGCTCAGGCGGCGATGACTCCCGAGGCGTTTCAGAAATTCTCCGATAGCTTGCCCCAGCGGGCGATAATCGGGGATAATCGCAACGATGAAAATCTCGTCGTCGCGCAGTTCCATCTGAGCTTTCTCCGGTTCCATAACAAGGCCGTCGACTATCTTGCATCGCATGATACGGGCTGGATCGCCGATTTCAGCTCAGCGCAGGCTCTGACAAGACTCCATTACCAATGGTTGATTGTAGAAGGATATCTCAAGGGCGTTTGCGATCCGGTTGTGGTGGACCGCGTCGTCAAGGATCGGGCATCTCATTTCTTCAAATTCAGAGCCGAGTTCGATGCCCGGAGGCAGAATACCCGGCTCGGCAATGCTCTGCCGTTGGAGTTCTCCACCGCAGCCTATCGGTTCGGTCATTCCATGGTCAGAACCTTCTATGACTACAACAAGAACTTTGGGCGGCCGGGCACAGGTATTCTACCGCGCGCCACCTTGAGGTTGCTTTTCGAGTTCACCGGCGGCGGCGGCAGGCTGGATGACGAGAAGAAGCTGCCCAAGAATTGGATAATCGACTGGACGCGCTTTACGGGAGCCGATCCCCATGATGCGAGCGATGGGGAGCCGGCCCGTCTTGCCAGGAGGATCGATACGGAACTTGCTCCGCCATTGCATACGCTGTTCAAGGAAGGCGAAGACCAGGCCGACCAACAGCTCAAGGAGTTGTTCAAGAACCTGGCAAGGCGGAACCTTCGTCGGGGCTACAATCTCAGGCTCCCGACGGGTCAGGCTTTACACAAGCATCTCAACCAGACTGGCGCGGTGCAGTCCTCGCCGATCCAAGATGTTTCAGCATTGTTCGCCGCGAAGCCCGATCTGAAGAACTTCCTCGCCGGCACTGCATCGCGTTTCCACGAACGTACACCGCTCTGGTTCTACATTCTGGCCGAAGCCGAGGCTGCAGGCGGAAATCGATTGGGCGAAGTCGGGAGCTGTCTCGTGGCGTCGACCTTCGTGGGCGTGCTGCTTGCGGATCCGGACTCGGCTCTTTCGCGTGGGTTCACGCCCAGTCAGAGCCCTCTCAAGATGCCGGACAACTCACCGATCGACTCGATCGCCAAGTGGATGCGGTTCGCGGCGGTCATGCAATAG